One Cotesia glomerata isolate CgM1 linkage group LG8, MPM_Cglom_v2.3, whole genome shotgun sequence genomic window carries:
- the LOC123270228 gene encoding uncharacterized protein LOC123270228, which produces MEVNAVIELFRRSEEKYGAKISNYIGDGDSKTYGNLVKAKPYGENFIIHKKECVGHVQKRMGKRLRDLVNKTVEHKVVKTGKNAGKTRQSKLLGGKGKLTGKVIDNLSRYYGAAIRHNCDSLEGMKNAVWAMFYHQQSTDDYPQHHKCMSGENSWCSYQKALATTGVENFNHDYTPLPQDVIEAIKPIYEDLSKDELLERCLGGFTQNANESLNQLIWRIAPKKLSGSRQIVKFASYV; this is translated from the exons ATGGAAGTAAATGCTGTCATCGAACTGTTTCGCCGATCAGAAGAAAAATACGGAGCGAAAATCAGCAACTATATTGGAGACGGAGATAGTAAAACTTACGGCAATTTAGTAAAAGCTAAACCTTatggtgaaaattttattatacataaaaaagAATGTGTAGGTCACGTGCAAAAAAGAATGGGTAAACGTCTACGTGatttagtaaataaaactGTTGAACATAAAGTTGTAAAAACCGGAAAAAATGCTGGTAAAACAAGACAAAGTAAATTACTCGGTGGCAAAGGAAAGCTCACTGGAAAAGTCATTGATAATTTGAGTCGATACTACGGAGCAGCAATCAGACATAATTGTGATTCTTTAGAAGGAATGAAAAATGCAGTCTGGGCAATGTTCTACCACCAGCAGTCAACAGACGATTACCCTCAACACCATAAGTGCATGAGCGGTGAGAACTCGTGGTGTTCATATCAAAAAGCTTTGGCCACAACAGGAGTGGAAAATTTCAATCATGACTACACTCCACTTCCACAAGATGTCATAGAAGCGATCAAACCGATTTATGAAGATTTGAGTAAAGACGAACTTCTAGAAAGGTGTCTTGGAGGTTTTACTCAAAATGCCAACGAAAGTTTGAACCAGCTGATTTGGAGAATTGCACCGAAAAAATTATCTGGCAGCAgacaaattgttaaatttgcATCTTA TGTCTGA